AAGCCGGTCGTCCGTGGGAAGCCGGCAAGGCGTTTGAACACTCCGCGCCGATCGGCTCGATCGTGCCGGCGGCCGACTGCGGGTTCCTGCATGAAGGGCGTATCGCCCTGACCGTCAACGGGACTTTGCGCCAGGAGGGAGACCTCAACCAGATGATCTGGAAAGTCCCGGAAATCATCGCCAAACTGTCGGAACTGTTCGTGCTCGGGGCTGGCGACGTCATCCTGACGGGCACGCCGTCCGGCGTTGGTGCAGTCGAGCGGGGAGACGTGATGCGCGCGACTGTCGATGGTTTGCCAGAACTGGACGTGACCGTCGTTTAGTGCGGATGTCCTTGAAAGCGGAAAACCCCGCCGGTCTCCCGTCGGGGTTTTCTGCTAGCTGCGATCCAGGCCTTTCAGGACAAGCGGGTTCGGACCTTTCTGGTCCTGCCATTTTGCGCCCTGTTTGCCCTGGCGCAGGCGCGGCGTCCAGTTGCTTCTGGGCGCGCCATATTTCTGCAGCAGCGTGTCGACTTCAAAATAATGACGATTGCCAAGTTCCATGGTTCTGTCTCCCTTCTTGCAGAGCGAAATGCCTTGCCTGTGAGAGGCATGTGGGTGGCAATCCTGACGAAGATGTGTCGGCAACATTAAGCTTTGGTCATGTTCTCCCAAAGCTGCAAGGTATCGGAACTCCGCCCGGCTGAGGCGGGTGAAGAGGGCGAAGATTGCCCGATCACGAGAACCGGATCTCGATCCGTAGCCCTGGGAATACAGACCCTGTTTGCGGGTTGTCGGACAGCACCACCTCCGCCTGATGCAGATTGGCAATCGCCTGGAACAAGGCAAGACCCAGCCCGGCCCCTGGTGTTGTCCGGCTTTCCTCAAGCCGGAACATCGGCTCGAACACGCGTTCACGGAGCTCTTCCGGGATCCCGGGTCCGGTATCGGTGAAAACCAGCGTCTTGCCTTTGACTTCAAGACCGATCCGCGTATCCGCCGGCGTGTGTTTCAGGCTGTTTTCAATGAGATTGGCCAATGCCTGGATAAGGAGCCGGCGATCGCCCTGCACGGTCGCGGTTCCCGACACCTGAAACTGGAAGCTTCGGCCGCTGTCTTCGATAACGGCGCGATAGATATCTGCAACGTCTTCCACCACGGAAGTCAGTTGAAGCGTCTCGAACCGCTGCCTGTGTTCGCCGCTCTCCAGCTTGGCCATGCGCAACAGCGCTTCAAAGATATGGATGACCTCGTCGGTCTGGGCCAGGGCATTTTCCACCGCGCCCCTGTCTGTGGTGCGCTCTTCAAGACCTTCCAGTTCGGCACGCAGCCGCGTCAGCGGTGTTTTCAGATCGTGGGCGATATTCGTGGTGAGATTGCGGGTCTGGCGCATCAGGACTTCCAGGCGCGCCGTCGTGTCGTCCAGAGAGCGGGCCAGCCGGCCGAAGTCGTCGCGCCCCGCCCTGTCGCCGACGCGCGCCGACAGGTCGCCCGCCGCCACCCGGTCCAGAACACCGGAGATGACCGAGACACGTTTCTGAGCCCGCCACCCGAGAAGACCGCCAATCGCCAACATGACAACAAGCGTCACGCCCCCGGAAACAGCAAAGATGTTGATCAAGACCTCCAGATAGTCTTCACGGTTTTCCAGGTTGCTGCCGACCAGCAGAAGACCGTTCGGGATTGGTGTTGCATAGACACGCCAGGGGCCTTCGAGTTCCTCAAATTCTTCATCTTCCTTGAAATGAAAGGTGGCAGCTCCCGGCAGTCTGGCAATTCCATTGGTCATGCGCCTTGCAAGGCGAGTGTTGTCACTCAGGATGACAGCAAACCGGTCCTCGGTTTCGTAAAACATGGCCCGGTCCGGCCCGGTCGCTGCCAGTCGTGTTGCGATATCGGCGGCGCGGCCCAGAAGCTCCGCATCAATTCGCGCCGTAATCTCGCGATCGACAAAAAGAACGGACACCAGACCGGCCACACAGACGATCACGAGGAAGACTAACGTCAGCTGCACGGCCTGACGAAGCGCCGACATCTGCAGCAATTGTCGGAAACGCTTCAACAAACCGTCCGCTCCCGCCGCTGGAAGGGTTGAACAGCAAACTGTCTAGGCTTCAAACACATATCCCGCCCCCCGTTTTGTCCGAATGAGCGTATCCCCGAAGGGTTTTTCGATCTTTGCCCGCAACCGGCTGATATGCGTTTCAACGACACTGCTGGTCGGATCGAAATTGATGTCCCAGACCCGTTCCAGAAGCATGGCGCGGGTCAGGACCCTGCCCCGGTTGCGCATGAACACTTCCAGGAGCCGGAATTCCTTGGCATTCAGATCGATCCTGGAACCTTGCCGAACGCAGGTCTGCTTCAGAAGATCCAGCTCCACGTCGCCCGCGTTCAGTTTGACCGGCTCCGACTGAGCGGCCGGAGCTGCCCGGCGGCCCAGCGCCCCGACCCGTGCCAGAAGCTCGGTGGAAGCAAAGGGCTTGGTC
This genomic interval from Labrenzia sp. VG12 contains the following:
- a CDS encoding HAMP domain-containing sensor histidine kinase, which codes for MLKRFRQLLQMSALRQAVQLTLVFLVIVCVAGLVSVLFVDREITARIDAELLGRAADIATRLAATGPDRAMFYETEDRFAVILSDNTRLARRMTNGIARLPGAATFHFKEDEEFEELEGPWRVYATPIPNGLLLVGSNLENREDYLEVLINIFAVSGGVTLVVMLAIGGLLGWRAQKRVSVISGVLDRVAAGDLSARVGDRAGRDDFGRLARSLDDTTARLEVLMRQTRNLTTNIAHDLKTPLTRLRAELEGLEERTTDRGAVENALAQTDEVIHIFEALLRMAKLESGEHRQRFETLQLTSVVEDVADIYRAVIEDSGRSFQFQVSGTATVQGDRRLLIQALANLIENSLKHTPADTRIGLEVKGKTLVFTDTGPGIPEELRERVFEPMFRLEESRTTPGAGLGLALFQAIANLHQAEVVLSDNPQTGSVFPGLRIEIRFS
- a CDS encoding response regulator transcription factor → MKILLLEDDAGIGKWVHSSLSDAGHVVDWVEDGRDALASATTGEFDVIVLDRMTPGIDGLSVLKALRASKNMTPVLFLTAMEAVDDRVEGLEAGADDYLTKPFASTELLARVGALGRRAAPAAQSEPVKLNAGDVELDLLKQTCVRQGSRIDLNAKEFRLLEVFMRNRGRVLTRAMLLERVWDINFDPTSSVVETHISRLRAKIEKPFGDTLIRTKRGAGYVFEA